The Acropora muricata isolate sample 2 chromosome 4, ASM3666990v1, whole genome shotgun sequence genome contains the following window.
GACGTTGTTTGGCTGGAAGAAAATCTTTGGATATAAGAATAGTCTTGAAGTCAAAATGTTGCTgattttttttactctttttcaCAGTTTTATAAACTCAGAGATTACTTTGTTGATACTGAGTCTCTGTCTCGTTATTGCGATTTTAGGGATTGTCGTGTTGTCAAAGATAGTGGTTCTGGAAAATCTAAAGGATATGGCTTTGTTTCTTTCCTGAAGAAAGAGGTATGTATATACCTGCAGACATTGTTAAAAATGTCTTACTTGGTTCCCTGAATTCAGGAAAATGTCATGTATTGTTTTCAAGGTGTCTTATTGTTAAGCTGCTTATCCTCTTTAACCGCTCAAGTCCGTTTTTATCTGggttattgtaatttttcactttcactttttttttcacttttcattaCTGCATTGAATTGCATCATGAAATCATATCAAGTTGATTGAACTCAAGGTTGTACACCAAGAATAGGTGAAATCTCAATTTAGAGCTTTGAAAAACGGAGTCAAATTACATGCCAGTTTGAGTTAAATGCTGGAAAATACAGTAATTGTGGCAGTCATCAGTGGCTCACAAAATACCAGAAGCCTTTGATCATCTCTCCATGATTTAAACCAGGTTGGAATGATCGTTTTATTTGTTTCCTCTTTACTAGGATGCTGAAAAagctatgaaagaaatgaaaggtGAGTATTGTATCCTCTGCATTGTTTATCTTTGATTCCTCCTTTTGGCACTGCCTTGCTTCTTGCCCTTTTTGTTTATGGATCAGTCTCTTTAGATTCATTATAAGAAGGCTGAACTTGTCTGCATTGTTGGCTGTTTTTCTAACAGTCGGTTGGTGAAGGTCTTGATATTTTTGGATTGATTTTCAACCTCAATGGCAATAACGATTATTGGTTTAAGTTGAGGAAGCTGTAATTTGCTAATAGAACACTATATGTTTATGTGTTAGCATCACTATTTTTGCCACAATTCCTGGAAATAATACCTCCCCAACAAATTGGAGGTATGCTGACCAAATTAAAGAAGCGCCCCCAAAAATGACGTCACGCTAGAAGTGTCATTTAAGACAGGGGGCAAGAGTTATCACCACTAAAGTGATGTCTTGTATCTGTTTCCTTTGAAGACAAATGTAAGAGAGGCAACACTAGAAATTCCCAGCTGTCCTAATTTCCTTGCTACTTGAAAATTATCTTAAACGataattatcatcataattgactgttttggaaCTGGTTGTAAAGATTGATCAACCAAACCAAGTGAAAAGTAGTTTTCAACTGATAGAACACGACCAGAGCCTCATCTTGACAAAGGAAACCTttctgttgttttaattgtTAGATttatcattcatttttttccttttctttaagGAGCACAGTTGAAAGGTAGACCCATACGAACTAATTGGGCTGCTAGGAAGGCCATGCCACAAAGTAAGAAAATGAAGTATTACTAACatattcagtaaaaaaaaaaaacgaataaatAGAAATGGCAACAATACtgtaatggtaataataatgatgacaataaaAGGAGTTATATGGATGACGAAGATGATTCTTTGCCATTCACAAAGCAAAAATTGTTTCACCTGTAACTTCCCTGAACCAGAAATCTGTTGCTTTTCTGGCGGCTTTCATAGCCTGCAGGTGGTCTCACTTCTGGGTAACCCACACACACAAAGAGAAAAACCCTCAGGGCTTCTTTTGAAATGATAGAGTTGACCAGAGAATGCCAGGTTTACTTTCTTGGGGCAGGGGCTGAGCGTGTTGCGTTTTCTGTTCTATAAGTGATTGTGTCTCTTCTTTTAAAGCATCACTAAAGCAACAGTCAAAGGAAGAAATAGCAAGGCAATCATCAGTGTACAACACAACTGTTtatgttggaaatctccctattAACTGCACAGGTAAAATTTTTTAGATGCTTCCTTTTTACAAAAGCAGTGTAGGAAATAGCAGCTGGTCAGTGGACGTTGTgagaccaaattttgaaaatgaccggCCAATTTCACATTATGATCAGACGTGATGACCGGACGTGtcaccagcacatcttgagttatcttctgCAAGGTGTTGTCAGTCAATGAATTATGTTCAGTCCAATTTTTGTGTAATGTTTGACCAAAAGAAAGATTCGAAAGGGTATATGTCTTGTGaataatgaaaaattatttccagcactgaaaAGGGTTGACTGCAAAACTTGACTGGAAAAAATATGAGATTTGTAAAATTTCTTTGGAACCATTCTGCCTTTTAAAGAGCTGTTTGTGTCCTTCTTAACAGGTTTCTCAGGTTGGGTTGGGGGGGGGGTCATTTACTGGTTGCACCTGACTTTGGAGTTTTCTCTTTCTCATTTTATGTGAACATTAcagctatttatttatttatttcaagattTGTACATATAGAATATATACAGGTGTTAGAACAAAAGGATATAGCATCCCCTACAAGGTTAACCACCTACCCAACCCCATAAACCTAGAAACAGTATAACTATATATagttaaataaaaatatctAACAAGAACATGCATTTCTTATATTTACTCTTCTGCATTTTGGACAAATAATCTTGTACGAGCGAAAATTATCCCCACCATAAACGTAATACAAACGCCAAAAGAAAAAGGATTTGAGCTTGCGCTTAAAAGAGTCCAGGGAAGTAGCTAACTTAATGCCATCAGGAATACTGTTCCACAAAATAGTAAttctattaaagaaaaaatcccGAAAATGTGAGGTGCGAGTTCGATTTGTCTTAAGATAGAGTTCAGAGTATTTGTCTTAAGATAGAGTTCAGAGTATTTAACCTGACATAGCATATGTGCCTGTAATTTGAGGATTGCAGGTTTCAATCCCTTAAGGGATTATGTTTTAACCCGCCTCAAGacaataaatttaataaaattattgatcatttaactttttttccttttttcgtctttctttGCGTTTGCTCAGACGATACGCTTCGGCAGAATTTTTCACAGTTTGGACAGATCTATGATGTTAAAATATTCCCAGAGAAGTTTTATGGATTCATCAAGTAAGTATGAGCAAAGTGTCACGTGGGATTTCGAGTAAGTGAGGGTTCCAAACACTGGGAAAATTCTATGAAAGTTGCCCAGTGAACCAACACTATAAGATTCATGCCTTTCTATGTAGAGATCACCAAGTGTCTCCATGGTGCTAAATATAACCAAGCATTAGTAAAATAAAGTTCGTGATCTTTTTGGGACGCTATTTCACACCTTGTGACACCTATACAAGGTAACCAGAACGTCATTTACTTAGCTGTCTTGATAAAGAGAGGACTGGAAAACCTTTGATAGACATCCTTGGCGACAGTTTTGCAGGTGATTGATAAGAATCCTGTGCTCTTCTTGTAATCACTTGAACAAAGACAATTCAAATCAGGCTCCTTTCTGTGGCAAACTTATGGTCAAGGTTGTTTTTAAGAGTTCTTCTGCTCTCCTTTCTAGATTTTATACTCATGATCAAGCTCTAGAAGCTATTTTCCAATCACAGAGGATGGTACTAGGCGataatttattgaaagtaagtggagtgatttttttcaaagtaTGTGCACAAGACCTTTATTCAAGTTTTTGACAAACCAAGAATAAAACATGAGCATTGTATCACCAGGCAACACTGCAGACTACTTGAAAAGGAAATTATTAGTTAAAGAACACTTGAAATAGGTAATTTTCATGATAACCTCATAGGACTGTGATACCAGATTGCTGTCTGTTTCCCTTCCTATTGAAACTGCCATCTCATAGCAGTTTGAATAAATGTAAGATTACTCATTGGtgtgagaaaaacaaagattCTGATAGATATAGGCCTGCACCACAGTTCAAACGTTGGATTGAATGCTCAAATAAACTGTCATAGCAGTGTTTACAGTTTCAGCGTGCGTGTTGTGGATTCCTCAGTTGTGCGTAGAAATTTCTGTGTGAAGTGTGCATTACtttccaaaaaaattgtttttgttgttggtcAGACATtcaacaacatttttttcttcagctcGGATCAAATGAATTGTAACTCTTAGATGACCGTCTCGAATCGGACCTTTACATTCGAACTCTTTGAAAATCGAGGATCAAGTTTTGATACGCTCACTTTTGCAGAAAAGGAGCTTAATTTGTGTTCAGTAAACTAAAAGAACCCGATAAATGAAAATTGGAACTTTTAACCgattgatttgattttcttttccagTGTTCTTGGGGAAAGGAAAATGTAGAACTTAGCAATGCACACAGTATGCAACAATGGCAACAGGTAATGATTTGTGTTATTTATGTTTGGCTTTTACACAATTCAGCATTTTACCTCCCTAGGACTCAGTTGTTCCAAAGCCGATTAATGTTAACGTAGGATTATTAGTTAACCAAAGTTTTCATCTCGCTCGTTGAGAAGCTTTTCTAAATCAAATTTTGCGCTTAATGTGAAGTTAAACTCCAGTCAAAACTTAAGGGTGAGCAtcttttggaaatgttttttttttcgtttttgaacACTAGCTAAACTCGACTCAAAGTTCAATCTAACCCGTGGTTTTCTTAATGCGTAATCGTGCTTTGAACAACTTGCCCCAGGAGACTAAGGAACTTCCCTTCTAAATTGAGAGCGGTGTGTAGTATAATCGCAAAGTCATCGGTTTCTAAatcatggagttcccggtgttgtggtctgacctcGTTCTTTTGTTACCTGGCTTGATGTTTCCAAAAAGGCAATTGGTGAATGAGGCCACGCTCGCAAAAATCAGCAACAAGTCAAAGGGACGTTGTCGAGTGCCAGAACATGTAGATGTAGATGGGATTTTCGGCCTTCCGTTCTCTGCAACTGCTAACCTTCTTTCGTCTTCTGTGTTCGACAAAGCTATTTTTCTTTGGTTTCCTGACATCTCTGTATGGAGATGAATTAAAACCGGTTCATATACACTGTTAAAAAACTGCTTttagttattatttatttgctttattACCCCTGGAAAAACAAATCTTCTTTTGGTTCTTTACAGTATTATCAGCAGTACTATCAACAATTCTATAATCAGCAAGCCATGCCACAGCAATCCCAGGCTCAGCAAGGCTATGTCCAGTACCCCGCAGCTGCACCAGCTCAATATGTGTATTATTCACAACAAGCTTTTGGGTGAGTTGCCATTACAATAAACAATGAAATTGCGTGGTTCAAGAAATATTCTTCAATAGGGTCTTAAGGTGGGACTGTTAATACCTCTGGTCCGTTAAAGCTTGATGGCACGTGGGCGAGTTGATGCCTTTTCCATTATCTGCCCAAAACCGCAGTTTTCAACGGCTTGAGCGgacctgaaaatttcagacCTGAACGGCCCCTGCAGTACCTGTTCTCCCCTGCGATATCTGTTCTCCTTGTGAGGCATATTAGACATAGAACACCAGACCCTATAACGTGTTCATCGCGGTTCTTTCGGCAACGTCATTTTTCACCGCTGTTATTGCCATTCTCTCTTCACAGAAACCAGCCAATGCAAGTTGTTCCAGCAACCATGCAAGGCTATCCCGGTGAGATGTTGTGATTTGCGCAGTGATGAGATTTGAAAATGGCGTCTGCTGTTCCTTTCACTCATTATTTTGGCGAATTGAGATACTACGTATTTTGAGTTCATACTACATAATGAGTTCATAGAAGGAAAGGAAATAAGCTGCAAACCCGGATGAGATTTCACAACTCATCGCAAATTTGTAAGAGTCGATgtagagttgtttttttttttcgctgccTCATTTGCCTAAATTCTTTCTCGGCGGTCGTGCTCGATCGCGCATGTTCAGGGTATGCCTTGTGTGCAGTGCAAAGGCAAGCTTCTTGGGCATGCTCGAAAGAAAACAAGAGTAAATTCTTTGTCCACTGGCTTTTCTTCGATGTCCATAATGATTCTAAAGTTTCTTACTTCTAGCGTTTTGCACTTAAACAGCATTGGATTATCAGCTTGCAGCAGACTTCATTTTCTGACTCATCGTTCTTGTAACGCAGTATGACCACTGGGGTCTTTTGATCACGTGCAATCTTTTTCCTTCCAGTCACTGTCCTTGTTTGTTCTTCCCCAGCTCAAATGACGCCAGCGACCTCAAACGGTCAGCAGCCTCCCGTACAGACGCAACAGATGATGGGAGTTGGAGGCATGATGGGGCCCCACCAAGGGGCGCCTGCCCCTGCCAACTCAACTTCTTATGTCATGCAGCAGGCTGCAGGCTACCCAACACAGTAGACGTACCGTGACCCAAACAAACTGTTACGCAAGTCACGaaatagtaaaacaaaaataacaaacgaacaaaaaaaaaagaagaagaagaacattGGAATCATCGAATAGGTCGAGGAAGCACGCTTCCCTCTGGGAAAAATGGAAGGAAGGGATGAAAAAGGTCAGAAGTGACCGGTTCTGGTGGAAAGGAAGAAAATGTAATTAAAACTGTCTTGTAAGGTGTTGAACCCTTTTATGTTGAAAAAGTTTGTTTGATTAAGTGCTGGACGCATTTTATTCACACACCAAGTCATGCAAACATTACTTTGTACAGCACGAAAAGATATATATTTTGAAGATTTTCAAACCTGTTCTTGTCTTGCACTGTAGTAAATCTGCCTTGCTGCtccttaaaatttaaaaaagagcTATATTTTCTTGCTCTGAACACCATTTGACAGAAAATTGGCGcctttagtcttgatattttcaATTCACGGTTGATATAAAAAGCTTTTTCAACATGTTAGGGTTGTTCATTCGCCTTTGCCTCAAGACTTTGTACAGTTTATCACTGTTTGGCAATTTTGCTGGTCGTGCTTGTCTGCAGTGTAGTTATATGTTCTGTAATTTGTAGTGAAGAAATGAGTGCTATGAGTTTTGTTTGTGTAGTTCGGTGTAGGTGTAGGGATGTTCACTTCCAGATTCCAGACCCCGTGCAAGCaagtaaaatgaaattaaaaagatgTTTTACAACACTTTGGTGAAGATGATTAACTTTTTATGATTTTCCGTTTCTGTTTATGTTCATCAAAGTTTCCTTGGCTATATCTGACCGATCCTTGGAGTGTATCGGATTTGATTTTCAGGTGTTCTCGAGCAGCCTCGTGAATGCGATGATTCCACAAGATTTCTAAGATATTCAAAGTGACGTTGATGAAAGAGAATCATCGACCAAAACACCGTGCGCAAACTGACTAATAACCGATTAAGATTTGTTCTGTCACATGTAACCGTCTGATTCGCTGATGTGCTTGCTTTTGTGATTGGGATGGGTAAAACTGTCTCGAAATAATTAGAAAAACTAAGCTGCTGGATTTTGTTACAAATAAAATGGGTGTTCCTAAGCTCTTTTGTACCGTCCTTCCCCGTCAACTCTCtgaggccccgtttatatggagaaaagttgtcccgggtagaagggccacccgcctacccgagcttccctgggcgagccaacttttcatacatttccttacaaaacttggcgaaccgtttacatgagaaacaaaaagttgactcggctagaagggtgacccggctagccgggttacccttatgcgatggtagggtcaccctcctagccgggccaacttttctccatataaacactttggctcgcccagccgggtcaactcggttaaggagagacgatcagagcatgcgcgagctctgttgttattggaaagttagctcttggctcgggcagaggagtcaacatttttctcatataaacgcacggtaaagttgactcggctaggagggtgaccctcttgcccgggacaacttttctccatataaacggggcctgaGCGTCTTTAGCGCCAATAGTACGATTGCCTTAGGTGTTGTTACACCACAATGTTAAGTCCCACGTGTCTCACAGTGTCATTTCGAGACAAGTTGCACAAAGCAATGCTCAATGTAACATACCCCACAGCGGCTGAAaacgttgcgagacaagttgcggAAACCGGCCAAAACCTCATGAGCCAATTGGCTGTCAGTATCTTTCTGAGTAAGCTGCGATCATCGCAGTCATTAATTGCGTATAGAGGCCTGAAAAGGTCAGAACATCagcggggtttgaacccgtgacttcgcgataccggtgcgacgctccaaccaactgagctatgaagctactgacgTTGAGTGCtagtcatttgtgagttctaatcagcccgtgaagaatggatgtgaagtgatatatgaaatgtttcatatattgaactgcggatttggaatcaagtgagctataatcatcgcagtaatgaatgcaatttaagcaattgcgtatagaagcctgaaaaagttttacaggcttctatacgcaattgcttaaattgaaaaAGTTTTTCAGCtctcttgatttcaaatccgcagttcaatatatgaaacattttataTATCACTGACTTCAGTATCTTTTTGgttaaattaacaaataaagaagcctaaacCGATTATTAAATTGTGGTaaaacacgaaggaaatgtagaaaacaagAGCCGCAGGCGTGTGTTTTCTACATtaagttttgaaagaaactcaTTTACTTACATTTTTGTCCTTTCAATTTGGCTGAGCACTGCTTTCTTCTCGCatagaaattatttttctttggaaatGAAATGATTCGTTCAACT
Protein-coding sequences here:
- the LOC136914355 gene encoding nucleolysin TIAR-like; protein product: MDDIDDKKTSLYVGNLDRRCSELFIKDIFSKCGKVVRCKMINASSATDPYCFVEFETKEAAEYALFAMNNRNVFDKNIKVNWATNNTGGMRKDTSNHYHIFVGDLDTEIGNEFLHKAFAPFGQVTDCRVVKDSGSGKSKGYGFVSFLKKEDAEKAMKEMKGAQLKGRPIRTNWAARKAMPQTSLKQQSKEEIARQSSVYNTTVYVGNLPINCTDDTLRQNFSQFGQIYDVKIFPEKFYGFIKFYTHDQALEAIFQSQRMVLGDNLLKCSWGKENVELSNAHSMQQWQQYYQQYYQQFYNQQAMPQQSQAQQGYVQYPAAAPAQYVYYSQQAFGNQPMQVVPATMQGYPAQMTPATSNGQQPPVQTQQMMGVGGMMGPHQGAPAPANSTSYVMQQAAGYPTQ